A region from the Haliaeetus albicilla chromosome 16, bHalAlb1.1, whole genome shotgun sequence genome encodes:
- the BDNF gene encoding brain-derived neurotrophic factor isoform X1, translating into MFHQVRRVMTILFLTMVISYFSCMKAAPMKEASVRGQGSLAYPGLRTHGTLESLNGPSAGSRGLTSLADTFEHVIEELLDEDQDIQPSEENKDADLYTSRVMLSSQVPLEPPLLFLLEEYKNYLDAANMSMRVRRHSDPARRGELSVCDSTSEWVTAAEKKTAVDMSGATVTVLEKVPVPKGQLKQYFYETKCNPKGYTKEGCRGIDKRHWNSQCRTTQSYVRALTMDNKKRVGWRFIRIDTSCVCTLTIKRGR; encoded by the coding sequence TTCCACCAAGTGAGAAGAGTGATGACCATCCTTTTCCTTACTATGGTTATCTCATACTTCAGTTGCATGAAAGCTGCCCCGATGAAAGAAGCTAGTGTAAGAGGACAAGGCAGCTTGGCTTACCCAGGTCTTCGGACCCACGGGACTCTGGAGAGCCTAAACGGGCCCAGTGCTGGTTCAAGAGGACTGACATCGCTGGCGGACACTTTTGAACATGTCATAGAGGAGCTTCTGGATGAGGACCAGGACATCCAGCCCAGCGAGGAAAACAAGGATGCAGACTTGTACACATCCCGAGTCATGCTAAGCAGTCAAGTGCCTTTGGAACCCCCGCTGCTCTTTCTGCTCGAGGAGTACAAAAACTACTTGGATGCTGCAAACATGTCCATGAGGGTCCGGCGCCACTCTGACCCAGCTCGCCGCGGGGAACTGAGCGTATGTGACAGCACGAGCGAGTGGGTGACGGCGGCGGAGAAAAAGACTGCAGTGGACATGTCCGGGGCGACCGTCACAGTCCTGGAAAAAGTCCCAGTACCCAAAGGCCAACTGAAGCAATACTTCTATGAGACCAAATGCAACCCCAAGGGGTACACAaaggagggctgcaggggcataGACAAGAGGCACTGGAACTCCCAGTGCCGAACTACCCAGTCTTACGTGAGAGCTCTCACCATGGATAATAAAAAGAGAGTTGGCTGGCGCTTTATAAGGATAGACACTTCCTGTGTATGTACATTAACCATTAAAAGGGGAAGATAG
- the BDNF gene encoding brain-derived neurotrophic factor isoform X2 → MTILFLTMVISYFSCMKAAPMKEASVRGQGSLAYPGLRTHGTLESLNGPSAGSRGLTSLADTFEHVIEELLDEDQDIQPSEENKDADLYTSRVMLSSQVPLEPPLLFLLEEYKNYLDAANMSMRVRRHSDPARRGELSVCDSTSEWVTAAEKKTAVDMSGATVTVLEKVPVPKGQLKQYFYETKCNPKGYTKEGCRGIDKRHWNSQCRTTQSYVRALTMDNKKRVGWRFIRIDTSCVCTLTIKRGR, encoded by the coding sequence ATGACCATCCTTTTCCTTACTATGGTTATCTCATACTTCAGTTGCATGAAAGCTGCCCCGATGAAAGAAGCTAGTGTAAGAGGACAAGGCAGCTTGGCTTACCCAGGTCTTCGGACCCACGGGACTCTGGAGAGCCTAAACGGGCCCAGTGCTGGTTCAAGAGGACTGACATCGCTGGCGGACACTTTTGAACATGTCATAGAGGAGCTTCTGGATGAGGACCAGGACATCCAGCCCAGCGAGGAAAACAAGGATGCAGACTTGTACACATCCCGAGTCATGCTAAGCAGTCAAGTGCCTTTGGAACCCCCGCTGCTCTTTCTGCTCGAGGAGTACAAAAACTACTTGGATGCTGCAAACATGTCCATGAGGGTCCGGCGCCACTCTGACCCAGCTCGCCGCGGGGAACTGAGCGTATGTGACAGCACGAGCGAGTGGGTGACGGCGGCGGAGAAAAAGACTGCAGTGGACATGTCCGGGGCGACCGTCACAGTCCTGGAAAAAGTCCCAGTACCCAAAGGCCAACTGAAGCAATACTTCTATGAGACCAAATGCAACCCCAAGGGGTACACAaaggagggctgcaggggcataGACAAGAGGCACTGGAACTCCCAGTGCCGAACTACCCAGTCTTACGTGAGAGCTCTCACCATGGATAATAAAAAGAGAGTTGGCTGGCGCTTTATAAGGATAGACACTTCCTGTGTATGTACATTAACCATTAAAAGGGGAAGATAG